From the genome of Desulfovibrio sp. JY:
CAGGAGGCTACGCCGTCACGAACCCCGTCTCCCATAACAGGCGAAGCGAGTCGCCCACCCCCAAGGCCCAACCGGCTTATGTCGGAGCCTTGAAGGCGAAAGGACTTACCCGATCGCCACGCAAAAGCGCCAACGGTACGGCCGACAGGCCGAGAAAGACCGCCGCAGAAGTTGGGAGCCTGAGGACCTGGAAGCGGGAAACGTACCAGACGGAATACCGGAGGGCAATGCCGATGGGCTTAGACGTCCCATACTCGGCGAAGCGAGTCGCCCCGAAGTGACGGCCGTAAGCAGGCCGGAGTGGTGGCCGAACTTATCCGGTCACCGGGGAGGAGCCAGAGGCCGAAGCGCCCCGGGCCTCTCCAAAGGACACAGGATCCGGAATCAGGCAACAGCCGAACGCAAGATAAACTGGAGGGCAATGCCGACGGGCTTGAAAAACCCATATTCGGCGAAGCGAGTCGCCCCGAAGTGACGGCCGTAAAGGTCGGATAGGCGGTCGGACTTATCCGGTCGCCGGGAGGAGCCAGAGGCCGAAGCGCCCGGGCCCCTTCCACGAAACCAAGGATCCGGAATCTGGCAACAGAAGAGCTTAAGACAAGCCGGAGGGCAATGCCGATGGGCTTATAAGCCCCAAAATCGGCGAAGCGAGTCGCCCACAAGAGACGGTCAGGTAACGGCCGTCCCGGTGAGAGGGCATCCTGGGAAGCGTTGATTGGAAAAATGGCCTGAAAAAATTGGAAAAGGCCAGGACGAAACGCGACAACCAGGCAGTGGCTCCCGGTAAAAGCGATAGCCAATGCGCGCCCGGCGCGCCAAAACGATAAAGACGCAAGATGTTCCCTACCCGGCGAGAAGGCTCGCCGCGCGCACGCGGAACCGGAGGTTCTCTCCGGAACCCGCCCGAGGCAGGAACTGCCCTGCCGTCGGCGCACGGGAAGCGGCCCGGCCGCAACAGCCGGAAAATGCCACGACCCGACAACGAAAGGGTAACGGAAACAGGTTACGGCGTAACGCAACAGTATCGAACCGACCCCGCCTGGTCCGGCAGCGGACCGGACGGGGTCTTTTTCTATAGCCCCATACGGATACGGAGGTTTTCCGCATCATGAGTAGCCAGATAAAGACCGCCCTGCTCCTCGGACTTCTCACCGCGCTCATCCTCATCGTGGGACAGGCCATGGGCGGCCGGCAGGGCCTTGTCATCGCCTTCTTTTTCGCCGTGGTCATGAACCTCGGCAGCTACTGGTTTTCGGACAAGATCGTGCTGTCCATGTACGGCGCGCGGGAGCTGTCCCCGTCCGACGCCCCGGGCGTGCACGCCATGGTCGAGGAACTGGCCCAAAACGCCGGCATCCCCAAGCCCCGGGTCATGATCGTGGCCCAGGACTCCCCCAACGCCTTTGCCACGGGCCGCAATCCTGAACACGGCGTGGTCTGCGTGACGGCGGGCATCCTGCGCCTGCTTTCTCCGGAGGAGCTGCGCGGCGTGCTGGCGCATGAGCTTTCCCACATCAGGAACCGCGACATCCTGGTCCAGTCCATTGCCGCAGTCCTGGGCGGGGCCGTGATGATGATGGCCAACATGCTCCAGTGGGGCGCGATTTTCGGCATGGGCCGCAATAGCGACGACGAAGGCGGTGGCGGCGGCGTCCTCAGCGCTCTGGCCATGGCCCTGCTCGCGCCCATCGCGGCCACGCTCATCCAGATGGCCATTTCCCGGTCCCGGGAATACCTGGCCGACGCCACGGGGGCGAAAATTTCCGGCACGCCGCTGGCCCTGGCCGGAGCCCTCGGCAAGCTCGAGAACTACGCCCGGCAGATCCCCATGCAGGCCAGCCCGGCCACGGAAAACATGTTCATCGTCAATCCGTTCGCCGGCATCTCCATGGCCTCGCTTTTCTCCACCCACCCGCCCACCGAAGAACGCATCCGCCGCCTGCGCGACATGGCCGGACGTTAGGAGGGGGGGGAGGAGAAGAGTGGAAGACAGTGCGAGAGGGGAAACCCTTTAAAAAGGGTTCTCCCCTCTCGCGCTCTCCCCTTCCTAAAGTTTTTACCTGGTAACGGGTATGTCACGGCCCCCCTTTTGAAAGTCTTTGGAAAGGGGGTTTGGGGGGAAACTTTTCTACAGAAAAGTTTCCCCCCAACTTCTTACCGCGCGACTTCGCTCGCGAAATCGTCAATCCAGTAGATGCGGTCGGCCCGGCATTGCAGGTCGGTGGACACGCCGTTCTTGAAGACGAGCAGCTCGAAGCGCTTGTTTTTTTCCGTGATGAACTCGATGGCGTCCAGCAGATCGCTGTCGCCCGAGGAGAGGATCAGGGTGTCGTAGTTCTCGATATGGGTGAGCGCCAAGGTGGCCAGGCCCACGTCCACGCCTTTTTGCTGTTCACGGCTCAGGCGATGCTTGGGGTCGTTGGGGCATGAAATGGGCACCTTGCGGTGGCACTGTTCGCAGTAGAGGTCCGTGATTTCGCTCGAACGCAGTTCGTAGAGTTTGGTGATGATTTTCGGTCCGATGGGCGGCGCGCTGCGCATCCAGTTGTAAAAGGAAACCTGGGCATCGGGCGTGGGATTGGGCACTGAATTGAGGTAATAGGCTCTCCAAAGCGGCTCGTCGATCTCAAGCTTGTTTCTCAGTTTGACATAATCGATACTATACTCGCGACTGTAAATGGATTGTCCGCGATACATGTATCCGGCGTCGATCAGCCAGAGCTTTCGATTGATCATAGGCATTCTCCGTGCGTTTCTTTTATCGCGGCCGTGTGGCCGGCTTGTTGCTGACAGTGTTGCACAACCGAACCCTCCCCTCCTACCTGAAATGCAAAAAAGCGGAAAGGGACCGCTGAAAAAAATAATATCCAATAAATTCAGCTAGATTTTGAAAATAAAGGATTATTCCTATCCCTTGGGTAAGGAATAGGGTCTCGAAAAGGCGGCGGAGAGGGGCGACTGGTCAGGATTTTCGGATATGCACCCACACCCCGTAGGAGTCGCGATGGACCTCGGCGTCGGCGATGCCGGCCTGGTCCAGGACGCGCGGCAGGTAGTCGTCGGCCTTCCAGTCGTTTCGCGAGTCCTTTTCACCCTCGCCGGACCATTTGGGGCGCATGGCCCGCACTTCCTCGATGGGCTGGTAGCGACTGAAGCCGCAACCGACAAGGGCCGCGCCGCCCGGGGCCAGCACCCGATTGAGCTCGGCAAAAGCCGCCACGTGGTCTTCCCAGAAGGGGATCGAGCCCCGGCTGACCAGCAGGTCGACGGTGCCGTCCTCCATGGGGATGGCGGTCACGTCGGCTTCGAGGAAGCGGAAACGCTCGGACGGAAGATTGTGGCGGGCCACGTTTTCCCGGGCCAGTTCGAGCACCTCGGGCTTGGCGTCGAGCCCGATCATGGTCAGGTCCGTGATCTTGGCCAGCTCGATGCACACGGCGGCGCTGCCCGTGCCCACGTCCAGGCACACGCCCTTGGTGATGCCGAAGTCGTCCACGATCTGGCGGGCGAGCAGCGGGTACATGGCGGCAAACCGATGGTTGGCGTCGTAAACGTAGAAACTCCGGTCAAAAGTCGTTTCGGACATGACGGCTCCTTGGGGCGGCGTTTGCGGTCGGGCTGGCGGCGGTCAGGGGAATGACGCGTCTTTTGCCCGGATGCCGCAAGACCCGGCGCATACGCGCCGGCACGCACACCCGCATATCTTCGTTTAAGGGATGCACCTCGATGGCGGCGTCGTAAAGCCGGCCGAGGTTTGGGCTGGTGACGGCCTCGGCCGGGGGCGCGTCGGCCAGGACATGGCCGGCGCGCATCATGACCACCCGGTCGGCCACCCACAGGGCGTGGTCCGGGAAGTGGGTGGTCATAAGGCAGGTGCGGCCCTCGTCGCAAAGCCTGCGCACGATTTCCAGAAATCGGGCCTGATTGCCGAAATCCAGGCCGTTGACCGGTTCGTCCATGACGAGCACCGGCGTATCCTGGGCCAGGGCCCGGGCCAGCATGACAAGCTGGCGCTGGCCGCCGCTTAGGCGCGTGAGCGGCGTATCGGCGAATCCGTCGACGCCGAAGCGGGCCATGGCCGCCCTGGCGATCTCCCTGTCCCGCTTTCCCGGCCGGCCGAAAACCCGGGCCCTGGCGGCCCGGCCCATGAGCACCGTTTCGAAGGCGGTGTAGGCGAAGGCCGGCTGGGTCAGCTGGGGAACATAGGCGGCCAGCCGGGCCAGCTGCCGGGGCGGGCAGGCGGCCACATCGCGCCCCTCGATGCGGGCGTCTCCGGAACCCGGGGAAAGCAGGCCGAGAATCAGGCGCAACAGCGTGGTCTTGCCGCAGCCGTTGGGGCCAAGCAGGCAGGCGAGATCGCCCGGGGCCACGGTGAAGGACACGTCTTTGAGGACCGCGCGTCCGTTGTAGGAAAAGGCCAGGTTGCTGGCGGCGACGGCGTTCATGCCTAACTCCAGCCCTTTCGGGCGTTTTTGAGTACCAGCGGAAAAAACGGGATGCCGATCAGGGCCGTCAGGATGCCAAGGGGGATCTCCACGCCAAAGGCCAGACGCGAGATGTCGTCCACGGCCAGCAGGTAGACGGCTCCGAGCAGGGCGGCGACGGGCAAAAGCCGGCCATGGCCCGGCCCGACCAGCATGCGCCCGGCATGGGGAATGATGAGCCCCACCCAGCCGATCAGCCCGGCGATGGACACGGTCAGGGCGCAAAGCACCGTGGAGAGGGCGATCAGGGCCAGCCGCACCGGGCCGGTGGAGAGCCCGAGACTCCGCGCCTCCTCGTCGCCGAGGCTTAGAAGGTCCAGCCGGCCGGCGAAGCGGAACAGGAGCACCAGCCCCAGGCAAAAGGCCGGCCCGGCCAGGCGCATGGTGGTCCCGTCGGCCCGGGACAGCCCCCCCATCAGCCAATAGGTGATGGCCGGCAGCTCGTCGTTGGGATCGGCCACGTACTTGGCCGCGGCCAACAGGGCCGTGAACAGGGCGGAGCTTATCACGCCGCCGAGAATGAGCAGCAGGAGCTTGTCGCCCTTGCCGCTGCCGGCCATGGCGACGGCCAGTCCCACGGCCGTGATGCCGCCGGTAAAGGCAAAGACCTGGACCAGGGTCCAGTTTACCCCCGCCAGCATGCCGACCGCCGCGCCAAAGGCCGATCCGGCCAGCACGCCGAGCAGTCCCGGCGAGACGAGCGGATTGACGAACATGGCCTGATAGGCCGTGCCCGAGGCGGCCAGCACCGCGCCGACGAGCATGGCGGCCAGAAGCCTCGGAAAACGGATGTCGCACAGCACCGTGGCGATGCGGTGTTGTTCGCCCGCCGCCGAAGGTTGGCCGGACAGGGCGCGCAGACAAAACCGCCACTGATCGCCGAGGGTTATGGGGTACTGGCCCACGGTCAGGGACCAGACCGCCGCCAGGACGAGCACGGCCGCCAGGACCGGTATGGCGTACCGGGCCCTGGCGGCGGCGCGGGGGGAGGCAACGGGGGTGTGGCTCACTTGCCGCGGTGCGGATTTTTGCCGGCGAGCAGGGCCTTGGCTTCGTCGGCGCTGATGTCTTTTTGCAGGTACAGCTTGAAAAAGGCCTGGGTCTCCTTGACCATGTCGTAGGGGAAGACCTCCGGATACAGGGCATGGGCCATCCATTTGGCCCCGAGCAGGCGCATGAAGGACGGCGGACGGTCGAACCAGTTAAACGGCGCGTCCGGGATGAGGAACACCTTGCCCGACTTGACGGCCGGGATGTCCTTCCACAGGGGCGAGGTGAGGATCATGTCCCGGCATTTGGCGTCCTGGACCAGGATGGCCTGGGGCGCGTAGCCCATGACGGTCTCCATGGTCACCTTGTCCATGCCGAAGCGGCGGGACTGGGGCTTTTTGTGGACATTCACGCCGCCGGCCATCTCGATGACCATGGTGTGAAAGGAACCCGAGCCATCGGTATAGAGTCCGTCGCCGCCCTCGGCGTAGTAGACGGTCAGGCGCTTGTCCTGGGGAATTTTGGCCAGGCCGGCGCGCAGTTCGGTCAGTGTCTTGTCCGCGGCCGCGGCCAGGGTGTCGCCGCGCTCCTTCTTGCCGAGCGCTTCTCCCAGAAAACGAAAGTCGGCCGGATAGTTGTCCGGCGATTCGCTGTTGATGTGCACCACCGGGATGCCCATGTCGGTGAAGAACTTGTCGAACTCGGGGTTGGACCTGGCCATGGTGCCGCTGATCACCATGTCGGGCTTGGCCGCGAGCAGGGCTTCCTTGTTGGGCACCATGCCCTGGCCGAAAAAGCCGCCCAGGATCGGCAGGTTGGCCGCGCAGGCGGGCATGAAGGCCTTTGCCGGCGGGAAGGGCTTGAAATTCCACCCGGCCAGCACGCAGGGATCGATGGCGTACACGAGCAGGCTGTCCGGCGGGGACAGGGCGTAGACCTTTTTGGGGGCGTCCGGGACGGTCACCGTCGTCTTGGCCATGTCGGTGACGGTCTTGGCCGTGGCCGGCGCGGACGGGGACAGGGCCAGCAGACTGGCGAGCAGGGCGGCCGCAAGGGGAAGCGAGCGGCACAGGGGGGTACGAAGCATGGGCGGCTTTCCTCTGGCGCGGGGCGCGGTTGGCGGCGGCGACGCGGCGGATTGCGGCGGCGCGGCCGATTGGCGATTGCCTCAGTATAGGGCGCGGGTTGGCTATCGGGCAATGTGACACTGCTCATTTTTTGTTAATTATTTAGGATAAATACATGTGCAAAGGCTGAATTGTGCTGTCACGGGAAATCCAAAACGAGAGGCAATGCCGGGTTTTCTCCCTTTTTGGAAAAGGAAATATGGCCATCGCCAAAGAGGTGGAACTGTTGTTGCGGGGTGAAAGAAGAACGTAAGCCGGAGCAGACACGCTGCTTGCGAGATTTTTGTTGTACTTTCTGTGTATCGTATGCAGGATGATTTCAGTATCGGTTTTTAGATAGCATTTTTTGCGTCGTAATTCATGGTGTGAAAATCAAGAATCACGATTATTCAATATTATCGTGATCGTAATCTTTCCATATTCAATCCAGAAATCATGCACTGTCATTGTCATGCAACTGCGCGTGTCTGTTGCTGTTGTTTTTATAATTTATAACATACTGTAATTATTTAACTTATGTCGTTTGCTGTCATATTTGTAATATTTTACAAACCGTAACGACCTCTTCGCCACAGGTCGACAAGCGGCAACGGCTATTTCTGCAAAGGCGAACAGTCGCAAAAGAGGGAGGGATGATGAAACTATTGCGCAGCCTGGCCATGGCTGTTTCTTGCGTCGTGGTCCTGTGCGCCGCGGCCCAGGCGGCCACGGAAGTGAGGATGGTGGGTGACGCCCTTGTCTACGGCGTCTTTTATTCCAACCGCAATTTCACGGGCTGGAACGCGCCGGCCTGGACCTCGGCCAAGCCGACCTGGAAGGGTCCTTCCAAGACCGAGGAAAGCTTCCAGATCTGGGAGCGCTTCCGCGTGCGGACCGACTTCGTCGCCAACGAAGCCGTGAAGTTTCGGCTTTCGCTCAAGGTGGAGGATACCTGGGGCCACGGCACCTACACCGCCGCCAACCCGACCACGGCCGTGGTGCCCTACCAGGCCTTCCTGCAGTTCAAGCTCCCGGGGTGCGCGGTTTCGGCCACGGCCGGCCTGCAGCGCGTCGAAATGCCCCAGAGCCAGCTTTTCTACTCCTCGCCGGTCTTCGGCGACAACATGGCCGCCCTCGTGGTGAAGGCGCCGCTTATCGACAAGACCCTTTCGGCCGTGGCCGGCTTCGGGCGTCTGATCGATACCGACCGCACCTATGACAACACCACCACCCAGGTGGCCGACGAGCTCGACGCCTACTTCCTGGCCCTGCCCGTCACCCTGGAAGGCTTCAAGGCCACGCCCTGGGGCGCGGTGGCCGTGGCCGGACGCAACACCGACTACTTCACCAACAAGAGCTCCCAGTACAAGACGTCCTTCTACGCCGACAACCTGACCTCGGCCGGGACGTACCTGAGCCCCACGCTGTGGAAGAACGATCAGAACGCCTTCTGGTGGGCCGGCGGCGCCTTTGAGGTGTCCGCACTCGATCCCGTGCGCTTCTACGCCGACGTGATCTACGGGACCGGCTCCCAGAGCGACCGCAAGAAGAACCGCCGCGAAGGCTGGTTTTTCGACGCCGGCGCGGAATACACCGGCTGGGACCTGCTCACCCCCAAGGCCTTCGGCTGGTGGTCCACCGGCGAAGACAAGTCCACCATGAACGGTTCCGAGCGCATGCCCATCATCCGTTCCAACTGGGGTCCGGGCAACACCTTCCTGTTTGACGACAACCAGGAACTGGTCAAGGACGCCAACATGGCCATGAGCCCGGTCGGCTCCTGGGGCCTCGGCGCCAGCCTCGACAACATGAGCTTTATTGAGAAGATGACCCACCGCCTGACCTTCACCTTTGTCGGCGGCACCAACTCGGCCCGGGCCATCCGCTTCCTCAACAGCTACATGGGCAGCAACCCCTACTTCGTCATGGGTCGCGACCTGGCCGTGGGCGAGTACGTGCTTGGCGTCAACTTCGACAACAAGTACATGATCTACCAGAACCTGGCCGCCATTGTGGAAACGGGCTGGGCCCACGGCGAGTTCAAGCAGAGCGTGTGGGGCCATCGGCTGGTCAGCCAGTCCCGGGACGGCGATACCTGGAAGGTTTCTTTCGGCCTGTCCTACAAGTTCTAGTAAGATGATGCCGGCCGCCGTGGACCCGGGAACCCTCCCGGTCCACGACGACCGCCGGCCTATGCGTTGCGTTGCCGCGCAAGGCCGGAGCTTTCGGGCTCCGGCTTTTTTTATGGCCGTTGCCCGGGGCGTCGGATCGGGTGTTGCGCCCGCAAGGGGCCGCGGCGTGCTGACGCGAAAGAAGTAGCGCGCTGTGGATGTTGCCCGAAAGCATGCAGACAGGGATTTCGAGCCCGCAACAACGCGGCAACGGGCATGAAAAAGGGCCGGAACAGACGTCCCGGCCCTTGAGTGGCTTTATCAGACAGCCCGCACCCGTTGTTCACGGATCGAAGCGGACCGTATCGGCATACTACCAGCGACCGCCGCCGCCGTAGCCACCGCCGCTGCCGCCACGACGACCGCCGCCGCCGCCACCGGAACGGGGCTTTTCCTGAGCTTCGTTGACCTTCAGAGTCCGGCCGGCCAGTTCCTTGCCGTCCAGGGCGGCGATGGCAGCGGAAGCGCCTTCGTCATCCATCTCCACGAAGCCGAAACCGCGCAGGCGGCCGGTCTCGCGATCGGTGATGAGGTTGACGCTGATGACTTCGCCGTAGGGGGCGAAATGGTCGCGGACATCGTCTTCCGTGGAGGAGAAGGACAGGTTACCCACGTAAAGTTTCTTCGACATGTACGGTAGCTCCGTTCTTTGGCATGGTCTTTTTCGGCGTGTTGGGGGGCGTCTTCCAAGGGTCCAAGCAGCGAAAGTTGGCATGCGCGTTGATAAAAGTGCCTTATTGTACACAGACCGCATACAAACACAACAAATATATGCCAGGCGGCAGAGGTTTTTTAGAGCATTTTACGGCGCTCCCGACCCAGGGCCCAGGCCGCTCCAGGGCCTTACGGGAGACCCGCTCGACCGGTCGTCGCGGTGACCGGCGAAGCGGAGAATATGCCTTCCCGCATGGTTCAGCCCAAAATGGCGTAACCCACGGTGACGAGCAGGATGCTGGCCGCCCGCAGGGCCTGGTTGTGCACGATCAGCCGCATCGCCGCCTTGGGCTTGAAAATGCCGGCATAGTACGGAAACTGGTGGCGGAAGGCGCGCATGGGCGTGGACAGGATGTTGCCGACGAGCAGGGCCAGCACCACCTGCCGTGTGGTCAGGTCGCCGGCGCCGAGCATGGCCCCGGCCGCGGCCAGCCCGGCCGTGAATTCGGCCACCACCTGGAACATGACGATGCTTGCGGCCTGGGGCGTCATGAAGGACAGGAAGCCGAGGTGGGCCGAGAGCCACTTTTCCATGGCCCCGAACGCGCCGGAAACGGCCAGAAAATGGATGCCGATGTAGATGGGCACGGTGAAAAGCACCATGGTGCGGATGCGTTTCGAAAAGCGCCGAAGCCCCTTGCGCAGGGCCTTGCGCCAGGAAAAATCGCCGTCCTTCAGGTGGCAGACCACGCAGCCGTCCGGCAGGGGCGGCAGGACCAGGCGGCCGTAGGCCAGGATGGCCACTGTGCGCAGCAGGGCGGCGAGCAGGGTCAGGCCGACGTAGAGCGCGGCCGGTCGCGTGCCGAGAAAGGGCACGGTGATGAAAAACATCTGGGGCAGATGGAGGAAGTAGGTGGGCAGGCTGTTGAAGAGGTTGGCCAGGATCAGCTCGCGGTCGGTGAGCTTTTTGGCGCTATAGGCCTCGGCCAGCAGCGAATTGGCGGCCATGCCGGAAAAAAAGGCCATGGAGAAGCTGGCGCCGACCACGTCCTTGAGATGGCCCAGCCGGATGATGGGCGCAGCCAGGCGGGCCAGAAAGCGGGTCCAGTTGAGGGCCTCGATGAGATTGGCCACGAGCAGGCCGATGGCCAGGGACACGAGGAGGCGGCCAAGCGGCCACAGCAGGGAGTGCCAAAGGTGTGCGAAATCCATGGTGGGGGGAGGTATAGCCAGGGGCGGCTTCTTTGGGAAGCGCGGCGAGGTCGTGGCGTTTTTTCCGATGAGCGGGCGAATAACGCTTGACACCTGGGCCGGATGCGCATAATCGATTTCTTCCCGTGTGGGCCGTTAACTCAGTCGGTAGAGTATCTGCCTTTTAAGCAGAGAGTCGCTGGTTCGAGCCCAGCACGGCCCACCAGCAAGCGTCCGTCCCCATCGTCTAGTGGCCTAGGACGGCGGCCTCTCACGCCGCTAACAGGGGTTCAAATCCCCTTGGGGACGCCAAGCGAATTCAGCGGTTTACGTCGACCACGTAAGCCGCTTTTTCTTTGGTCCACATCTAGTCCACATCCCGCCCTCTGTTGCTGCTGTAGGGCGACCTTTAGTTTTGTGTACAACGACGTTTAGTTTTGAAGGCCACTCCCATGGGGCGTGGCCTTTTTTGGGTAGCCTATTCGAGCGGCGTCAGCCGCCATTTCTCCGCCTGTTTATCGTCCACAATCCCATACTCCCCAGACTCGGTTTGGATGAGATAATCCCGCGTCCCAAAGCGCCGGAGGCGGCCGATGGCAATGTAGTCAGAGGCGCGCGGGGGTTTGCTTGCAGCCTCAATCAGCGGCGTGTCCAGCGACTCCCACACCTCAGCCAGGGAATCATATACAGGGCCATCCAGCCACTCGCGCTCCCAAAACTGGTCAAACGTACACTCGTCCAGCGCTTTGATGCCCTGCCACGCCGCCCGAGGATCGGCATAGAATCCTGTCGAACCATCGCTTATAAACAGCAACGGTCCCATCATCGACAGAGACACCCCGTCCCCATCCGTGCCGATCAGGCCCAGTCGACCGAGCTTGCCTGCAATCATATTGAGGTCCATGTCTCTTTCTCCTTATGCGGGCAGGATGCCATCAGGCCCTAGCTCGGGCAAGCTCAGCCATCGCCCTGATCCGCTCGGCTATACGCTCGTAATATTCCCTCGACAGCTCCACACCGACGAACCGCCGGCCGGTCTTCTGGCAGGCCACGGCCGTGGTGCCGCCACCCATGAACGGATCGAGGATCACCCCACCCTCGGGCGTAACCTGGAGCAGGTCGACCAGCAAATCGACCGGCTTGCTCGTCAGATGCACCTTGGCGGCGGGGTTTACCCGGTGGGCAAAGACACCAGGGAAGCAACGTCGGGTAAACGCCTGGGCCGGGGCTTTGACGGCATGGACCACGAACTCGGCGTCACGCCGGAACGACCCCAGCATAGGCCGGGCGCTTGGCTTGTGCCAGACCACAATGCCGCGCCACTCGAAGCCGGCGGCCTGGATCGCGTCGGTCATGGCCGGGAGCTGCCGCCAGTCCGAAAATACCATGACCGGCGCACCCGGCTTGGCCAGCCGCCAGCATTGCGAAAGCCACAGGGTAGCCCACATGACGAAGGATCGCTGGTCTTTGAGGTCGCCGAGCATGGGCGGATAGGTCCGCTTGGTGCCTGCCGATTGGTACTTTTGGGCCGGCTCCTTTCGGCGCGCGCCGGCATGGAGCCCGCCGGACGAATATGGCGGGTCTGTCAAAATGGCGTCCACCGAGGCATCCGGCAGATCGCGGAGCACAGCCAGGGCGTCGCCGTTATACAATATGCCATTGTCAAAGATCGTCTTGTGATGGTCCATGTGAGGGCTCCCGTGTTGGGGCTCTCAGGCTCTCTTGGCTGGGGCTCGTGGCCCTCACATGGTTGATTGCCCCGCACCTGGGGCACTTGATGGAGAGGTCCAGGGCCTCCCCCTTGGCCAACAAACGACTACATCGGCCGCATCGGATTTCCTTCATTCTCCCTGGCTTTACAGGTTGCGCTCGCGCTGCTACGCCCCTTCCACCCTTGATCCGCAGGGGAGGGAGCAGCTGGCGCAAGCCGGTGGACCGGCGATCCCCAGCCGGGCCAGTGGGACGGCCGTAATCCGTCCCGCCTGCTCCACTTATGCCGCCCGCCGCGTCACCATCTCGCAAATACGATCCAGCTCCGCGTCCTGGTCGGCGATCAGCCCCCGGGCCACAGCTTCGAGGGTCTCGATCGCTGCGGGGCTGGCGTCATCCATGGCCATGTCCTCGGCCAGGGCTGGCTGGAGCCGGATAAACCGATCCCGGCCGAGCATGGTCTGGCACTGGTGGGCGGCGATGTCGCTTTGGCCGTCGAACATGCACGCCAGCAGCGGCCGCAACCACTTTGCCGCGCCCCAGCGGCGCGCCCTATTATAAAGATAGGGGGCGCTGATCTGGCCGGTGCCGAGCGAGACCATGGCCACGCTGTCGAGCGCGCCGGTTTTGACCGCCTGGGTAAGGGCGCACATCGTGGGATTGTTGGCGAATAAACCGCCATCCACGGCCGTGACGACGTCCCCGGCCAGAGAGGTGATGCGCGCCGGGGGGAAATACGTCGGCGCGGCGCTGGTCGCCCGGCAGACGTCGCGCACGTAAAAATCGCGGCGCGGATCGGTCGCCGCCTTGGCAGACTT
Proteins encoded in this window:
- a CDS encoding site-specific DNA-methyltransferase encodes the protein MDHHKTIFDNGILYNGDALAVLRDLPDASVDAILTDPPYSSGGLHAGARRKEPAQKYQSAGTKRTYPPMLGDLKDQRSFVMWATLWLSQCWRLAKPGAPVMVFSDWRQLPAMTDAIQAAGFEWRGIVVWHKPSARPMLGSFRRDAEFVVHAVKAPAQAFTRRCFPGVFAHRVNPAAKVHLTSKPVDLLVDLLQVTPEGGVILDPFMGGGTTAVACQKTGRRFVGVELSREYYERIAERIRAMAELARARA
- a CDS encoding Com family DNA-binding transcriptional regulator, translated to MKEIRCGRCSRLLAKGEALDLSIKCPRCGAINHVRATSPSQESLRAPTREPSHGPSQDDL
- a CDS encoding patatin-like phospholipase family protein, encoding MRYLILSIDGGGILGLIPAMVLAEIEARTGRLAGSLFESMSGTSTGGIIVSGAAVGIPARQIADLYRQRGAQIFSRSWLHRLVTGWGLWGPQYGAAGIESALAGVFGDRRLSDCGPSLLVPAYDIEARTSTLFKSAKAATDPRRDFYVRDVCRATSAAPTYFPPARITSLAGDVVTAVDGGLFANNPTMCALTQAVKTGALDSVAMVSLGTGQISAPYLYNRARRWGAAKWLRPLLACMFDGQSDIAAHQCQTMLGRDRFIRLQPALAEDMAMDDASPAAIETLEAVARGLIADQDAELDRICEMVTRRAA